CGTGCTTTATGATACCACAGTTAAAACAAAATGAAGGGAGACATTCATATTGGAGTGAAACCCATATTTGATGGAGCACAACACCCCTTTCATGATAGGTTGTGTGATGTTGATAGAAATCCGAACTCGAAGGTACGATCCCTAGCCAATTCCTTCCTCATCAACATCTACCTCCATCACGTCCCCCACTTTGGAGCCAATCTATTGACCAAACTCTCTAGTCATCCCTCCAATGGGGAGATTATGTAGTTGCACCCAGATAACTTCCTTGTCAAACTGTATCCCCTTTGTTGTTACCATTCCATCGTAGTCCTTGATGCAAACCAGACAACGGTCAAAAGTCCAAGGCCTACCTTTCTTGACCTTCTCCAAGCCCTGATCCTCATGGAATTCAAACAGGAACAGGTTGTCTCCCATTACTCTGAAATGTACCTCCCTCTTTGGCCTCCATAATTTCAGCGTGGTTGCTTTGAATGCTTCTTGGTTTACCATTTTGTCCATTACTAGTAGCCCCACCCCTTTGGGAAGCCACACCATCCATTCTAAGTTCCACTTGAACCTTTTGCTATTCAACTTCCGTCAACCTAAGTTTGTTCCATTGCTCGAGAATGGCCTTTGTCATCTCACCCTTCTCCTCTTCCTTCCTCTTCCTCTGTTTCCACTAAGACAGCACCTTACAAACAACCTTGCTAATGTtatacaaaaattctatatacagtcatttatatattttttttgcgcactctattgatgtgattttgGTTGcgtattacaaaaaaaaaactattgtagtcaatcacattaatagagtaTATAGAAAGTACGCAAaagtaactatatataatattacttttttttttttgaaatgataaGAGTTCTCATTACTGTAAACAAGTCCTTACAACATATAAAAACTTACAATATGTTGAACACAAAAAGGTACTTCTTCAAAATCATACACATCCTCACTAAGAGATAAAGCACTCTGTGCTAACACATGGGCTGCTTTATTGCCCTCCCTTCTGGTATGGACTGCATGCCACTCTGCAAAGTTGTTCAACAGCACCTTGGTTTCCTTGACTATAAGTCCCCCGTAGCTCCAGTCCTCCTGTGCTCCATTTAGTAGCTTCACCACCCGTAAGGCATCACCCTCTTGGATAAAAAGGTTCACCCCCACTTCCTTGCAAAAATTTACACACACCATCATAACATAGGCTTCACCACTGAATGCATCCAACTTCAGTTGTCTTTGAGCTTGTATTGTACCCATCACCTGGCCATCATTGTTTCTGAGGATGCCTCCAACTCCAAGTTGGCCCCTAGTTTCACTTATAGCTGCATCCCAATTCAGCTTGTACCAATCTTTTGGGGGTTTAAGCCACTTAACAGTTACCTGGTCCTTGGTCCTTTGCAAAACTTCAGGTTGCCTTTGAATCTGGTTGAACAACTCAAGGTCCCTCTTGGCTTTGTTGATAAGTTGGTTTGGGTGAATGAATCCCTTGCCAAATACAAAATCATTCCTTCTATTCCATATTAGCCTAGTAATCATGGCCACTTCCCTGAGGCTACTACCCTTCTGAACGATGAACCAAATATGCTCATTTTCTGGACTTGTCGACTACCTTGGCTCCAGATATCTTTGGCTACCCCACAGCTCCATAGGACATGTTCAGATGTTTCAGGTTCAACAAGACAGACAGGACAATTGCTTTCTTCAACTACCTTCCTCTTCACCAAGTTCACCATTGTTGGCAAGGCATCATTACATGCTCTCCAAATAAAGTTTCTAACTGCATTAGGCACTGGAAGCTTCCATATACCTTTCCAAAAACCATCTTCTAGACTGCCATTGGATGTTTCTCCTGTGGATCTTGCTAACATAGCCTTGTGTAGGAAATATGCACTCCTTACAGAGAAAAGACTATTCTTCGTGTGATGCCAAACAAGCTGATCCTCTCTTCCCCCCATGCTAATTGGGATTGATTTATACTGTCAACTTCCTGGTCTGAGAAGAGTCTAACCAGGAGTGGTTCATTCTAGCTCCTCAAATCCGTATCAATGAGATCAGACACCATCACTTGTACTACAATTTCCTCTTTTTTGGACTGGATTCTAAAGGTGTGTGGCTTAGGAATCCACTTGTCTTCCCAAATTTTGACTTGCCTGCCATTTCCAATTCTCCATACTGGGCCCTCTTTCAATAGCTCCATTCCACTTATAATGCTCCTCCAGACATAGGATGGCCTATAAACCCAGTTTGGCTCCTAAGAAGTTCCCATCTGGAAAATATTTCTGTTTTAGTATTTGAGCAGGTAGGGATTGTGGTGATTTAAGAATCTGCCACCCTTGTTTGGCCAACATGGCTGTATTAAAGCTTTTGAAGTCTCTAAAACCCAGGGCCCCTTTAGTCTTACCTTGGTTCAGCTTATCCCATTTCAACCATTGCATTTTTGAGTGATCCTCATTAAAACCGCACCAGAATTTCTTCATGAGCTTGTTGACCTTGTTTGAAATGGACATAGGGAGGAGGAATATACCCATAGTGTAGGTTGGTATGGCTTGGAGCACAGCCTTAAGGAGGACTTCTTTGCCTATTGCTGAAAGCCACTTGGTCTTCCAGTTTGTAATCCTGGACCAAATCCTGTCTAGTAAAGAGTGGAAAGCAGCAACTTTCGACCTCCCAAGGAGGGTTGGTAAGCCCAAATACTTTTCAAAAGAGCCTGAAGACTTGATCCCTAAAATCTGGATAATATTTCTCTGGATGTCCTTGGGGTTATTCCTACTGAAGAAGATTGAGGTTTTATCTTTGTTGAGCATCTGTCCTGATGCAATTTCATAAGTTTCTAGAATATGAAGCACTCTACACCACTCTAGTGAGTTTGCCTTGCGGAGTAGAAGACTACCATCTGCAAAGAACAAATGATTCACTCAGATTGGGCCATCTCCAATGGGGATGCTTGACAAACTATCCTTCATTTCAGCTTGGTTCAATAGGTTAGAGAGAGTTTCAACACACAGAATAAATAGATAAGAGGAcaggggatccccttgtctaATACCTCTTGTGGGAGTGAAGGAGGGGCCTGCCTctctattaattaaaatagaatagGTGACTGAGGTTATACAGTTCATGATGAGGGAGATCCATTGAGATgcaaaacccatcttttccatcACTGCCCATAGAAAGCtccactccactctatcataagctttactcatgtcaagcTTGAGGGCCATGAAACCAGCTTTGCCTTTGATCTTAGAGttcattgtgtggaatgtctCATATGCTGCAACTACATTGTCAGTTATGAGTCTtcctggaacaaaagcactttggttcaAAGAGATGATGTCAGGAAGGATTAATTTCAGCCGATTGGCCAGAACTTTAGCTACAATTTTATAACTAACATTATACAAGCTGATTGGCCTAAACTCAAAAACTGTTTTGGGGTCCTTAACCTTTGGGATCAGAGTGATGAAAGTATCATTGACCCCTTTTAAAGAGTCTCCCTGGTTCAAGATTTTAAGAACAAAATTACTAGTCTCATTTCCAATGCTTTCCCAGTGATTTTGGTAAAAGTGGGCTAGGAAACCATCAGGGCTTGGGGATCCCAATGCATTCATATGTGAGACAGCATCATGGACCTCCTCCTCAGTAAACTTGAGCAGGAGTTTGTTGTTCATGGCATTGGTGACTTTTTTGTCCATACTTTGGAGACAAGTAGTGAATTCAGAAGGACTAGAGGTGGAGAATAACTGTAAATAGAAATCAGAGAAGATACCAGCTATTTGATTAGGTTTGTTTTTGATTTCACCCTACTTGTCCAGAATTTGGCTGATTgtatttgttttccttctttggtTGGCATGCATGTGGTAGAACTGTGTATTCCTGTCCCCACTCTTCAACCAATGTTGTTTGGCCCGCTGCCTCCATTTTagctcttcttcttctagttGATGTTCCACTTCCCTCTGTAGTACTTTGAGTTCATGGACTTGGTCACCTCCTTCCTCTTCTTGTATGGTTGCAATTCTATCCATTTTCTATTTGATGGTTGTAGATGCCTCTCTCTTCCTGCTTGAGTTCCATTGTTTCAGGACCAGTGCACAGTTAGCCAGCTTGTGTCTTAGATAGGAGCTTGCATCTTCCCCCACTGCTGCTTTGGACCAGACCTTTTTAATGATCTCAGGACACCCTTCTGAAAGGGTCCAAGCTGGTTCATATCAAAAGTTGGCCTTCATGTGTCTTCTTACTGGTAATGGTCCCTCCCATTGTAGACTGAGTGGAGCATGATCAGATTTCATTGCTGTTAAAACCTGGCATATGCCATTCGAAAACCTTGTTTTCCACTCTGAATTAGCCAGAGCTCTATCTAGCTTTTCCTTAATAAATCCCCTGCCAATTATGTTATTGGACCATGTATACCTATTGCCTTTGGTGAATTGAA
This is a stretch of genomic DNA from Carya illinoinensis cultivar Pawnee chromosome 3, C.illinoinensisPawnee_v1, whole genome shotgun sequence. It encodes these proteins:
- the LOC122304723 gene encoding uncharacterized protein LOC122304723, with the translated sequence MNIQLAIQSRTWRRRARKPSSPIVPNKLTRENAEEQNKGESEPVAGRKGKRKAVNKTLTKKRVVDSMGSSGGLAMMWKNNLEVQLISFTRWHISVMIADKRHNTSWMLTGFYGHPVTSKRKLSWNLLRELKPSQGIPWLCIGDFNEILYQKEKLFSTSSPSEFTTCLQSMDKKVTNAMNNKLLLKFTEEEVHDAVSHMNALGSPSPDGFLAHFYQNHWESIGNETSNFVLKILNQGDSLKGVNDTFITLIPKVKDPKTVFEFRPISLYNVSYKIVAKVLANRLKLILPDIISLNQSAFVPGRLITDNVVAAYETFHTMNSKIKGKAGFMALKLDMSKAYDRVEWSFLWAVMEKMGFASQWISLIMNYGSLLLRKANSLEWCRVLHILETYEIASGQMLNKDKTSIFFSRNNPKDIQRNIIQILGIKSSGSFEKYLGLPTLLGRSKVAAFHSLLDRIWSRITNWKTKWLSAIGKEVLLKAVLQAIPTYTMGIFLLPMSISNKVNKLMKKFWCGFNEDHSKMQWLKWDKLNQGKTKGALGFRDFKSFNTAMLAKQGWQILKSPQSLPAQILKQKYFPDGNFLGAKLGL